The Solicola gregarius DNA window GATGCTGCTCAGCGCCTGCGCGCGCCTCGAGCGCCGCCGCCTGGGTGAAGTGCACGACGTACGCGGGCGCCTGATGTGTCTCGAGCAGCTCCTCGAGGGTCTCGTGCATCGGCGTGACCACGTACTCGAAGTTCAACGGCACCGGACGCTCGGCGGAGGAGACCGTGGACGTGGCTCGCCCGGTACGCCGGCGGAGGTCGCGCTCGAAGCGGGTGGTGTCGCCGAGGGTTGCCGACATCAGCAGGAACTGTGCCCGCGGCATCTCGATCAGCGGCACCTGCCATGCCCAGCCGCGGTCGGGCTCCGCGTAGAAGTGGAACTCGTCCATGACGACGAGCCCGAGGTCGGAGGCGGCGCCTTCACGGAGAGCCCTGTTGGCAAGGACCTCCGCGGTCGCGGTCAGGATCGGCGCGTCGGGGTTGACCGAGGCGTCACCCGTCAGCATGCCGACGTTGTCGGCACCGAACATCTCGCACAGGGCGAAGAACTTCTCGGACACGAGCGCCTTGATCGGTGCCGTGTAGATGCTTCGGCGGCCCTCGGCGAGTGCCGCGAACTGCGCGCCGGCAGCGACCAGGCTCTTGCCCGACCCGGTCGGGGTCGCCAGGATCACGTTCGAGCCGGAGACCATCTCGATCAGCGCCTCGTCCTGCGCGGCGTACAGCTCGATGCCCTGATCGCCCGCCCACGTGCCGAACGCCTCGTACAGTGCGTCGGCATCGGCAGAGTCGGGCAGATGGTCGATGAGGCGCATGGTGCCGCAATGGTGACACGCGTCCCATTCGGCCCACGCGTCGCGTACGAACAGGGCTCGACGTGTACGCTTTACCTCGACTGGGCACGCATTCGGCGAGCCCTCGGTCGTCTGCTTGAGCGCCCGACCTACGCGGCGCCCCTACCTTTCTCGAGTCTCTTGCGATCGGTCCTGCAACCGCGGCCACCTGAGCCCAAGGACTTCCCTTGACTTTGCAACACAGCACCATGCCCATTTCCGAGTCCGGATCGCCCGGATTCGCCGACCTCGGCGTACGCGACGAGATCGTCTCCGCGCTGACGGCGCAAGGCATCGAGTCCGCGTTCCCGATCCAGGCCGCGACCCTTCCGGACTCCCTCGCCGGACGTGACGTCCTGGGCCGCGGGCGTACCGGGAGTGGCAAGACCATCGCCTTCGCGATACCGACCCTGAGCACGCTCGCCGGATCGGGACGTCGCCGCCGTCCTGGCACGCCCCGGGCGCTGGTGCTCGTCCCCACCCGCGAGCTCGCGGCACAGGTTGCGGCGGCCGTCGTACCACTCGCGACGAGCCTCGGGCTTCGGTCGATGACCGTGTACGGCGGTGTCAGCCAGGGCCCGCAGGTCTCCAAGCTCAAGGCGGGCGTCGATGTCTGCATCGCGACGCCGGGCCGGCTTGAGGACCTCATCGGCCAGGGTCACTGCCGACTCTCCGAGGTCGAGGTGACCGTGCTCGACGAGGCGGACCACATGGCCGACCTCGGCTTCCTCCCCGCCGTCAAGCGCCTTCTCGACCAGACACCGCGGTCGGCGCAGCGGCTGCTGTTCTCCGCGACCCTCGACAACGGCATCCAGACACTGGTCAAGCGGTACCTGACGAACCCGGTGACCCATTCGGTCGACAGCGAGACGTCGCACGTACCCGAGATGGAGCACCACGCGTTCGTCGTCGACCGCAACCACAAGTCGGAGGTCGTCCGCAAGCTGGTTGCCGGTCGTGGCCGGACGCTCGCGTTCACGCGTACCAAACACGGCGCCCGCGCCCTTGCCCGCAAGCTGACGGCGGCCGGCATCCCGGCCGTCGACCTGCACGGAAACCTCAGCCAGGGTGCGCGTCAGCGCAACCTCGAGGCGTTCGGGTCGGGGACCGCGCGGGTACTCGTTGCCACCGATATCGCCGCTCGCGGCATCCATGTCGATGACGTGTCGCTCGTCGTCCACGTCGATCCGCCCAGTGAGCACAAGGCCTATCTGCACCGCTCCGGGCGTACGGCACGCGCCGGCGCCAAGGGCCGTGTCGTCACGGTCGTCACGCACGACCAGCGTCGCGACGTACGCCAGCTGATGCGGCGGGCCTCCATCGACCCGGTCGTCGTCTCCGTCGTACCCGACTCGGCCGACATCGTCGAGCTCACCGGTCCCCCGGCCGACCAGGTCGATCCGGCGACGGTGGCAGTGCGGGTGCCGTCGGGTTCCAACGGCGGTGGGCGTAACCGCAACCGCGGCAACCGACGTCGCAGGTCGAGCCAGCGCAGCGGTTCACGGCGCGGCTAATACCGCCTGCGTCTGTGTCACCTGTGCGACGAGCCGTGTCGATCACGATGCCGAGCCGGCGGGCGTACGGCATCGCGTCGACGAGTCCTGCAACCTCAGACATGACTCCTCCTGTCTACCGCAGCGAAACCGAGCCGAGAAGCCCAGGGTGAACAGGACTCGAGAAGGCCAACAAAGGTGCACAGGGTACGAAGGCCACCGAAGGAAACCTGAGATGTGGATCGAAAGTGCGCTACCGCGGCGAGCAACCGCAAGCTCGCGCGCACTTTCGTTTCACATCTCGTAGAGATGGTCGCTGTTCCGCGGTACAGGCGTTGGTTGACGCTCGCTTGTGAGTGACCCTCTCTACGAGATGCGGGCCGACAGTGCACCCGAGCCGACCACGCGACCGTTGTCACTACGGCACTCTCGGCCCACATCTCGGGTCCCCTCGGTGCCCTTCTTACTCAGTGCACCTACGCTTCGCTTCTCGAGCATTGTTCAACCGGGGCTGCTCGCCGCTTGCCACGTTACGCCGGAGGTAATGGCGCGGGAGAGCGCACGCGTCGACCCTTGAGGCATGTCCACGACCTACGATTTCCGGGTGACCATCGAACGTACGGAGTCCGCGATCGGGCCGCTGCTGCGCGAATGGCGTAACCGCCGCAGCATCAGCCAGCTCGACCTGTCGATCGAGGCCGACATCTCGTCTCGCCACCTGAGCTTCCTCGAGACCGGTCGGTCGAAGCCGAGCCGCGACATGGTGCTGCGGCTGGCCGAGCGTCTCGACATCCCGCTGCGCGAGCGCAACCAGCTGCTCCTCGCCGCCGGGTTCGCTCCGGCGTACTCGACGCTCGATCTCGACGACGACGAGATGCGGCCGATCCGGGTGGCGATCGACCGCGTGCTGGGTGGGTACGCCCCGTTCCCGGCGCTGGTCGTCGACCGTGGCTGGCACCTCGTGGCGTCCAACGATGCCGTCCCGATGTTGCTTACCGGACTGCCCGATGAGCTCCTTGCGCCGCCCGTCAACGTGCTGCGTGCGAGCCTGCATCCGGACGGGCTCGCACCTCGTATCGCCAACCTCGCCGAGTGGCGTGGGCACATCCTGGAGCGCCTCGCGCGCGAGATCGCGGTCACCGCCTCCGACGAGCTGCGCGAGCTGTACGACGAGCTCGCGTCGTACCCGGGTGGGCTCGAACCCGGCACAGCGGAGGGACGTGTGGCGGTGCCCCTCCGCCTGCGTACGCCCGATGGCGAGCTGGCGTTCATCAGCACGGTCACCACGTTCGGCACTGCGGTCGATGTGACGCTCGCGGAGCTGAGCATCGAGGCGTTCCTGCCCGCGAACCAGGAGACGGCCGACGCGCTGCGGAATTAGACAGGTGAGACGATTCCGTTCATGACGGAGTCTGGCTTTCACCGGTACGTAGCGCTGGGGGATTCGTTCACCGAGGGGGTCGGCGACCCGGATCCGGCGCGTCCGAACGGGTTGCGCGGCTGGGCCGACCGCACGGCGGAGCAGCTCGCTACGAAGACACCGGACCTCGGGTACGCGAACCTCGCCGTCCGCGGCCGGCTGCTGCGGCCGATCCTCGCCGAGCAGCTCGAGCCGGCCGTCGCCCTCGAACCTGACCTGGTCACGATCAACGCCGGGGCGAACGACATCCTGCGGCCCAAGGTCGACATCGACGGCCTGATGGCGAAGTACGACGTCGCGATCGGCAAGCTGGTCGCCACCGGTGCGCGCGTGCTCGTGTGGACGGGTTTCGACCTCGGCTGGGCGCCGGTGTTCGGCAAGCTGCGCGGCAGAGTGGCGATCTACAACGAGCACGTACGAGAGATCGCCGATCGCCATGACGCGACGATCGTCGACTTCTGGCGGCTGTCCGAGTACCGCGACCCGCGACTCTGGGACATCGACCGGATGCACATGTCACCCGCAGGCCATCAGCGCATGGCGATCGAGGTGCTCGACACCCTCGGCATCGAGCACGACCTCGTACCCGTCGACCTCGGCGAGCGTCCCCTCCTCAGCAAGAAGGAGCAGCGCGACGCCGACCTCGAGTGGGCGAAGGCGTATGCGATGCCGTGGGTGCAGCGGCGCCTCAAGGGGACGTCATCGGGCGACGGGATCGCCGCGAAGCGTCCGACGCTGGAGCCGATCTCGCCGCAGGGCTGAGGCTCGGGCAGGAGTTCGCGGACTTTCGGGTGTTCCGGCAGCGCCACGACACCTGAAAGTCCGCGAACTTCGCAGGACGTCAGCCGCCGAGTGCGTCGCGTACGGGGATCAGCTTGGCCTGGCTCTCGGCGAGCTCGGCCTCTGGATCAGAGTCTGCGACGATGCCGCAGCCCGCGTACAACCGCACCCGTTCGCCGTCGACGCTCGCCGAGCGAAGCGCTATGCCCCACTCGCCGTCGCCGTTGCCGTCGATCCATCCGACCGGTCCGGCATAACGCCCGCGGTCCATGCCCTCGATCTGCGCGATCAGGTCGACCGCCGTCGCGGTCGGCGTGCCGCCGACGGCCGCCGAGGGGTGCAGTGCCGCGGCGAGTCCGAGGGACGATGTGGAGTCGTCGATCACGCCCGCGACATCGGTCGCGAGGTGCATGACGTTCGGCAGGTGCAGCACGAACGGCGACTCGGGGACGTTCATGCTCGAGCAGTGCGGCGCGAGCGACTCTGCGACCGACCGCACCGCGTACTCGTGCTCCTCGAGGTCCTTGCTCGACCGCGCGAGCGATGCGGCGAGCGCGAGGTCGTGCGCGTCATCGCCGGTACGCCGAATGGTGCCGGCGAGAACTCGCGAGGTCACCAGGCCACGCTCGCGGCGTACGAGCATCTCGGGCGTTGCGCCGAACAGTCCGTCGACATGGAACGTCCAGCACGCGGCGTACCGGTCGGCAAGGCGCTGCAGCGGCCAACGTACGTCAAGCGGGGTTGGCGTCTCGGCAACCAGGTCGCGGGCCAGCACGACCTTGTCGAGATCGCCGGCCTGGATGCGGCGGACGGCGTCGGCGATGACGAGCTCCCATTCGGCACCGGACATCGCACCGTCGGCGAAGACCACGTCGGCCGGACGTGCCGCCGTGTGCGTACGCAGCCCGGGCGGGGTTGCGAGCGAACCGGAGCTGATCGTCGTGACCCAGTGCGCGTCGCCGCGCCGGCCGACGATCACGCTCGGCACGACAAGCGTCGAGTCGCCGGGCGAGTCGGAGAACGCGAAGGAGCCGAACGCGACCAGACCGGAGCCCGGGACGCGTACCTCGTCGCGTACGACCGCACGGGTGGCGAGGTCGCGCCACCACGCGTCGGCGTCGGCGAAGCGGCTCGCGCCCGATGCGGTGATCGCGGTTGCGTGCCCCCACCCGACGATGCCGTCGGTGTGGTGCACCCAGGCGAGCGAGCCGTCGCGGGGGAGCAGCGAGAGGAGGGAGCCGGGGTCGTCGATCGGAACGCTCCGCACGACGAGTGGGCTCGCATGCGGGGTCGATCCGGCAAGGTCGGTCACGGGATCAGAGTACGACCCGGTAGGTCTGTGGCGGGCGTCACCGTGCGAGGCTGGCCGAGTGAGCCGAGCGGATCTGGACAAGCGGCCCGACGAGGTCGCATCGATGTTCGACGACGTCGCGCGCCGCTACGACCTGACGAACGACGTACTCACCTTCGGCCTGGACCGACGCTGGCGCGCACGGGTGGTCCGCGCGATCGCGCCGCGGCCCGGCGAACGGATCCTCGACCTCGCGGCCGGCACGGGTACGTCGAGCGACCCGCTCGACCAGGCGGGCTCGCGGGTTGTCGCCTGCGACTTCTCCGTCGGGATGCTGCGCGTCGGCAAGCGCCGGCGCCCGGGCCTGTCGTTCGTCGCGGGCGACGCGCTCGCGTTGCCGTTCGCCGACGCCAGCTTCGATGCCGTCACCATCTCGTTCGGCCTGCGCAACGTCGTCGGCGTCGACAACGCGCTGGCCGAGATGGCGCGGGTGACCAAGCCGGGTGGCCGCCTGGTGGTCTGCGAGTTCAGCGACCCGACGTGGGCGCCGTTCCGTCGGGTCTACCAGGAGTACCTGATGCGCGCCCTGCCGCCGGTCGCGCGCGCCGTCTCGTCGAACCCGGACTCGTACGTCTACCTGGCGGAGTCGATCCGCGCCTGGCCCGACCAAGCGGCACTCGCCGCCCGGATCGGCTCCTGCGGCTGGAGCGCCGTCAAGTGGCAGAACCTCACCGGCGGCATCGTCGCCCTCCACCACGCCACCCGCTGAGGATCGGCGCGCCGGCAGGACTCCGGCTGTTCGAGGGTACACACATAGGTGTATGATGGTGTAATGACCCGGACGAACATCGACCTCGACGACGACCTGGTGGACACCGTGATGGCGCGTTATCGCCTGGAGTCGAAGAAGAGCGCCGTCGAGTTCGCCCTGCGCCAGCTGGTCATCGAGCCGATGGATCGGCACGAGGTACTCGCAATGCAGGGTACTGGCTTCGAGTTCACCAACGAGGAGATCGAAGGCGACTGGAACACCGTCGAATGATCGTCGATACGTCGGTCTGGATCGAGTATCTGCGTCGCGGAGACTCTCGTGCCGGCGAGCGGTTGGCCGCCTCCATTCGCGAGGGCGCTCGGATCGTGGTGCCCGAGACGGTGCTGATGGAACTGCTCAGTGGTCCGACGGACGAGCATGTCGCGACCCAACGTCGACGAATGCTCGAAGCTTTCGAGGTGGTCGCCTTCGCGCCGCTCGTCGACAGCGTGCGGGCGGCCGGGCTCCAGCGGGCGTGCCGTCGGGCCGGCGAGACTGTGCGCAACCTCGGTGACTGCCAGATCGCGGCGGTCGCCCTGCGACTGGATGTCGCGGTAATGCACCGCGACGCCGACTTCGAGGTGCTAGCCAGGCATGCCGGGCTTCGGACTGTTGCGCTCTGACTCCCGAGATGCCCACGGCGATCTCTCTGCCGCAACCCGCAGGCGTCGCTCGACCCCCATTTACGCAACGCTTGCGTACGCTAAATCCCCAGGTCAGACGGCGATTTGCCGAGTGCACCCCCGGTTAGCGCGCGGCCTGAGTCCGTCCTAGACTGCACCTACCTATCACCCTTAGTGAAGACATTCACTAACAGCGTCGTTAGCGAGAGGGGCGGATGTGGCACGGCGGTGCCCGCACAGCATGACTCTTCAAATCCCCGCCGGCCTGGTTCTTGACCAGAGGGCGTCCGCATGAATATCTACGTCCCGATCCTGGTGATCGGCGCCCTCGGCTTCGGGTTCGCGTTGTTCTCGCTCGCCGCGAGCGCGCTTGCCGGGCCGAAGCGCTACAACCGGGCGAAGTACGACTCCTACGAGTGCGGGATCCAGCCCACGCCGCAGCCCGTCGGTGGCGGTCGGGTCTCGATCAAGTACTTCATCACGGCGATGCTGTTCATCGTCTTCGACATCGAAATCGTCTTCCTGTACCCGTTCGCGGTCGCCTTCGACGCGCTCGACTGGTTCGCGCTCATTGCGATGGTGCTGTTCCTCATCGACGTGTCGATCGCCTACGCGTACGCGTGGAAGCGCGGCGGATTGGAGTGGGACTGATATGGGCATCGAGGAGAAGCTCCCGAGCGGCATCCTGCTGTCGACGGTCGAGGGCCTTGCCGGCTACTTCCGCAAGGCCTCGTTGTGGCCGGCGACGTTCGGACTCGCCTGCTGCGCGATCGAGATGATGACCAGCGGTGCGCCGCGATACGACCTCTCCCGCTTCGGCATGGAGGTCTTCCGGCCGTCGCCGCGACAGGCCGACCTGATGATCGTCGCCGGTCGCGTCAGCAACAAAATGGCGCCGGTCCTCCGCCAGATCTACGACCAGATGGCGGCACCGAAGTGGGTGCTCGCGATGGGCGTCTGCGCCAGCTCGGGCGGCATGTTCAACAACTACGCGATCGTGCAGGGCGTCGACCACGTCGTACCCGTCGATATGTACCTCCCCGGCTGCCCACCGCGCCCGGAGATGCTGATCGACGCGATCCTGAAGCTGCATGACGACATCCAGCACACCAAGCTCGGCGCCCACCGTGAGGCCGAGGTCAAGGAGCAGGAGGAGGCCGCGCTCACCGCGCTGCCGACGTCGCAGATGAAGGGGCTCCTGCGGTGAGTGAGAACGACGATCGCAAGGAGCCCGAGGTCGGCACGACCCCGCACGCCGACGACCAGCCCACGAAGGCCGAGCAGGACCTCCCCGAAAACACCCTTCCCGCGCCGAGCGACGCCACCCAGCTCGAGGTCGTCGACGTACGCGAGGGCATGTTCGGCGTACGCGGCTCCGGCGACACGTCCGGATACGGCGGCCTCACCCGCCCCGTCGCGATGCCGGGTGCGTCCCAGCGTCCGTACGGCGGCTGGTTCGACGACGTCGCCGATCAGCTCGATCGCGTCGCCGAAGGCGATACCGCGGTCGAGAAGGTTGTCATCGACCGCGACGAGATGACGGTCTTCGTACGCCGCGAGGACATCCTCGGCGTGGTGCAGGCGCTGCGCGACGACCCCGACCTGAGGTTCGAGCTGTGCAGCGGCATCTCCGGCGTGCACTACCCGCATGAGAAGGGGCGCGAGCTGCACGTCGTCTACCACCTGCTGTCGATGACCCACAAGCGGCGCATCCGCCTCGAGGTGGCCGCGCCCGACGACGACCCCCATGTCCCGTCGGTCGTGAGCGTCTACCCGACCGCCGACTGGCACGAGCGCGAGACGTACGACTTCTTCGGCGTGATCTTCGACGGCCATCCGTCGCTCACCCGGATCCTGATGCCCGACGACTGGCCGGGTCACCCGCAGCGCAAGGACTACCCGCTCGGCGGCGTCCCCGTCGAGTACAAGGGCGCAACCATTCCGCCACCTGATCAGCGGAGGGCCTACAACTGATGTCAGACCAGATGACTGACCCGTACGCAAGCACCCAAGACACCACCGGCGGCCCGGTCTTCACCGTCACCGGCCAGGACTGGGACTCCGTCGTCAAGGGCATCGACCTCGGCGAGGAACGCATCGTCGTCAACATGGGTCCGCAGCACCCGTCGACGCACGGCGTGCTGCGCCTCATCCTCGAGCTCGACGGCGAACAGGTGACCGAGGCCCGGTGCGGCATCGGCTACCTGCACACCGGCATCGAGAAGAACATGGAGTTCCGCAACTGGACGCAGGGCGTCACGTTCTGCACCCGGATGGACTACCTGTCACCGCTGTACAACGAGGCGGCGTACGTCATGGGCGTCGAGAAGCTGCTCGGCATCACCGATGACATCACCGAGAAGGCTCGGGTGATGCGGGTGCTGCTGATGGAGATCAACCGGATCTCGTCGCATCTGGTCGCGATCGCCACCGGCGGCATGGAGCTCGGCGCGCTGACGGTCATGACGATCGGCTTCCGCGAGCGTGAGCTGTGCCTCGACGTGCTCGAGCTGATCACCGGCCTGCGCATGAACCACGCGTTCTTCCGTCCGGGCGGCGTCGCCCAGGACCTGCCCGACGGCTCGATCGAGGAGGTCCGCGACTTCGTCAAGCTGATGAAGAAGCGCCTCCCCGAGTACGCCGACCTCTGTAACCAGAACCCCATCTTCAAGGGACGGCTGGTCGACGTCGGCTATCTCGACCTGGCCGGCTGTCTCGCGCTCGGCCTCACCGGTCCGCCGCTGCGGGCCACCGGGTACGACTGGGACCTCCGCCGCGACATGCCGTACTGGGGCTACGACGAGTTCGACTTCGACGTCGTCACCTGGGACACCTCCGACTCGTACGGACGGTTCCGGATCCGACTCGAGGAGATGTGGCAGTCGCTGCGCATCATCGAGCAGGCGCTCGACCGCCTCGAGGGCCTCGAGGGTGCCCCGGTCATGATCGGCGACAAGAAGATCGCGTGGCCCGCACAGCTTGCGATCGGTGCCGACGGTATGGGCAACTCGCTGGAGCACATCCGGCACATCATGGGTGAGTCCATGGAGGCGCTGATCCACCACTTCAAGCTGGTGACCGAGGGCTTCCGAGTGCCGGCCGGGCAGGCGTACGGCAGTGTCGAGTCGCCGCGCGGGGAGCTCTCCTGCCACGTCGTGTCCGACGGCGGCACACGCCCGTTCCGCGCGCACTTCCGCGATCCGTCGTTCGTCAATCTGCAAGGCACCTCGGTGATGTCCGAGGGCGGCATGGTCGCCGACGTCATCGTCGCGGTTGCGAGCATCGACCCGGTCATGGGAGGGGTTGACAGGTGACGGAGCGAGTGAGCAACGAGCGCGACCGACAGGACCGTCCGGACAGCGCCGCCGAGCTCGACTCCGGCGTACGCGCCGAGCTGCAGCAGATCGCCGACCGCTATCCGCAGTCGCGTTCCGCGCTGCTGCCGATGCTGCATCTCGTGCAGTCGGTCCAGGGCAAGGTGACGCCCGAGGGCATCGAGCTGTGCTCCGAGTTGCTCGACATCAGCGCCGCCGAGGTTTCTGGTGTGGCGACCTTCTACACGATGTACAAGCGGCGTCCCGTCGGCGACTACCACGTGGGCGTGTGCACCAACACGCTGTGCGCGGTGATGGGCGGCGACCTGATCTTCGACCGGCTCAAGGATCACCTCGACGTCGGCAACGACGAGACCACTGCGGATGGCAAGATCACGCTCGAGCACGTCGAGTGCAATGCGGCCTGCGACTACGCCCCGGTGATGATGGTCAACTGGGAGTTCATGGACAACCAGACTCCCGAGTCCGCCGTCGAGGCGGTCGACAAGCTGCGAAACGGCGACGACGTCCACTCGACCCGCGGGCCGCGCATCTGCACGTGGCGGGAGGCCGAGCGGGTGCTCGCCGGTTTCCCCGACGACCTCGCCGACGAGGGGCCGGCCGCCGGGCCCGCCTCGCTCGCCGGGCTCGAGATCGCGCGCGAGAACGACTGGGCGGCACCCGGTGCCGGTGCTCGACCGACAGAGCGCCCCGAGCAGGCGACGGCCAGTACGGCAGAGGGCGCGGTCGAACAGGCCGACACCCGCCGTGCGGAGGCCGAAACGAAGGGAGATGTCGACAAGTGACCGACACACTCACTCCCGTCCTTTCCGACAACTGGGACGCCGACCGTCCGTGGACCCTCGACGGCTACGGCCGGTACGACGCGCTGCAGCAGGCGCTCGCCATGGATCCCGACGACCTGATCCAGCTGGTGAAGGACTCCGGTCTTCGTGGCCGCGGCGGTGCGGGGTTCCCGACGGGCATGAAGTGGGGCTTCATCCCGCAGGGTGACGGCAAGCCGCACTATCTGGTCGTCAACGCCGACGAGTCCGAGCCGGGCACGTGCAAGGACATCCCGCTGATGATGGCGTCGCCGCACACCCTGATCGAGGGTGTGGTGATCTCGGCGTACGCGATCCGCGCGAAGAAGGCGTTCGTGTACGTGCGCGGTGAGGTGCTGCATGTCGTACGCAGGCTCCAGCGCGCGGTACAGGAGGCGTACCTCGCCGGCTACCTCGGCAACGACATCCTCGGCAGCGGTGTCGACGTCGAGGTGGTCATCCACGCCGGCGCGGGCGCGTACATCTGCGGTGAAGAGACCGCACTGCTCGACTCGCTCGAGGGACGCCGGGGTCAACCCCGGCTGCGACCGCCGTTCCCCGCGGTCGCCGGCCTGTACGCGTGCCCGACCGTGATCAACAACGTCGAGTCGATCGCCTCGGTGCCGAGCATCGTGACCAACGGCGTCGACTGGTTCGGGTCCATGGGCACGGAGAAGTCGAAGGGCATGACGCTCTACTCGCTCTCGGGCCACGTCAAGCGTCCGGGCCAGTACGAGGCGCCGCTCGGCATCACGCTGCGCGAGCTGCTCGACCTGGCCGGCGGCATGCGCGCGGGCAGCGAGCTGAAGTTCTGGACCCCCGGCGGGTCGTCGACGCCGATCCTGACCGCCGAGCACCTCGATGTCCCGCTCGACTACGAGGGTGTCGGTGGGGCCGGTTCGATGCTCGGCACGAAGGCGCTGCAGATGTTCGACCAGACGACGTCGGTCGTACGCTGCGCGCTGCGCTGGACGGAGTTCTACAAGCACGAGTCGTGCGGCAAATGCACACCGTGCCGCGAGGGCACGTTCTGGCTGGTGCAGGTGCTGGAGCGCCTCGAGGCCGGTAAGGGCACCGCCGACGACATCGACCTGTTGGTCGACCAGTGCGACAACATCGTGGGCCGCGCGTTCTGCGCCCTCGGCGACGGCGCGGCAGCACCCATCACGTCGGGCATCCAGTACTTCCGCGAGGAGTTCGAGGCCGGCCTCCACACGCCGGCCTGGGAGCTGTTCCCGTACCAGGCGTCGACGCTGTACGCGCAGCCGGAAGGAGCGTCGGCATGACCGTCACGAGCGACAAGTCCGCGGTCGAGCAGGCCGAGGAGCTCGTCACACTGACGATCGACGACGTCGAGGTCAGCGTACCCAAGGGCACCTTGCTCATCCGTGCCGCCGAGCTGATCGGGGTCGAGATCCCCCGGTTCTGCGACCACCCGCTGCTCGACCCGGTCGGCGCGTGCCGGCAGTGCCTCGTCGAGGTGACCGACGCGGGCAACGGACGCGCGATGCCGAAGCCGCAGGCGTCCTGCACGATCCCGGTCGCCCCGGGCATGGTCGTCAAGACCCAGGTGACGTCGCCGGTCGCCGACAAGGCGCAGCACGGAATCATGGAGTTCCTGCTGATCAACCATCCGCTCGACTGCCCGGTGTGCGACAAGGGCGGCGAGTGCCCGCTGCAGAACCAAGCGCTGAGCCACGGTTACGGCGAGTCGCGGTTCACCGAGACCAAACGCACGTTTCCCAAGCCCATCAACGTCTCTCAGCAGGTGCTGCTCGATCGCGAGCGCTGCGTGCTGTGCGCCCGGTGTACGCGCTTCTCCGAGCAGATCGCCGGCGACCCGTTCATCGCCCTGCTCGAGCGCGGCGCACTGCAGCAGGTCGGCATCTACGA harbors:
- a CDS encoding NADH-quinone oxidoreductase subunit C, yielding MSENDDRKEPEVGTTPHADDQPTKAEQDLPENTLPAPSDATQLEVVDVREGMFGVRGSGDTSGYGGLTRPVAMPGASQRPYGGWFDDVADQLDRVAEGDTAVEKVVIDRDEMTVFVRREDILGVVQALRDDPDLRFELCSGISGVHYPHEKGRELHVVYHLLSMTHKRRIRLEVAAPDDDPHVPSVVSVYPTADWHERETYDFFGVIFDGHPSLTRILMPDDWPGHPQRKDYPLGGVPVEYKGATIPPPDQRRAYN
- the nuoF gene encoding NADH-quinone oxidoreductase subunit NuoF, with the protein product MTDTLTPVLSDNWDADRPWTLDGYGRYDALQQALAMDPDDLIQLVKDSGLRGRGGAGFPTGMKWGFIPQGDGKPHYLVVNADESEPGTCKDIPLMMASPHTLIEGVVISAYAIRAKKAFVYVRGEVLHVVRRLQRAVQEAYLAGYLGNDILGSGVDVEVVIHAGAGAYICGEETALLDSLEGRRGQPRLRPPFPAVAGLYACPTVINNVESIASVPSIVTNGVDWFGSMGTEKSKGMTLYSLSGHVKRPGQYEAPLGITLRELLDLAGGMRAGSELKFWTPGGSSTPILTAEHLDVPLDYEGVGGAGSMLGTKALQMFDQTTSVVRCALRWTEFYKHESCGKCTPCREGTFWLVQVLERLEAGKGTADDIDLLVDQCDNIVGRAFCALGDGAAAPITSGIQYFREEFEAGLHTPAWELFPYQASTLYAQPEGASA
- the nuoE gene encoding NADH-quinone oxidoreductase subunit NuoE, producing the protein MTERVSNERDRQDRPDSAAELDSGVRAELQQIADRYPQSRSALLPMLHLVQSVQGKVTPEGIELCSELLDISAAEVSGVATFYTMYKRRPVGDYHVGVCTNTLCAVMGGDLIFDRLKDHLDVGNDETTADGKITLEHVECNAACDYAPVMMVNWEFMDNQTPESAVEAVDKLRNGDDVHSTRGPRICTWREAERVLAGFPDDLADEGPAAGPASLAGLEIARENDWAAPGAGARPTERPEQATASTAEGAVEQADTRRAEAETKGDVDK
- a CDS encoding NuoB/complex I 20 kDa subunit family protein, producing the protein MGIEEKLPSGILLSTVEGLAGYFRKASLWPATFGLACCAIEMMTSGAPRYDLSRFGMEVFRPSPRQADLMIVAGRVSNKMAPVLRQIYDQMAAPKWVLAMGVCASSGGMFNNYAIVQGVDHVVPVDMYLPGCPPRPEMLIDAILKLHDDIQHTKLGAHREAEVKEQEEAALTALPTSQMKGLLR
- a CDS encoding NADH-quinone oxidoreductase subunit D, encoding MTDPYASTQDTTGGPVFTVTGQDWDSVVKGIDLGEERIVVNMGPQHPSTHGVLRLILELDGEQVTEARCGIGYLHTGIEKNMEFRNWTQGVTFCTRMDYLSPLYNEAAYVMGVEKLLGITDDITEKARVMRVLLMEINRISSHLVAIATGGMELGALTVMTIGFRERELCLDVLELITGLRMNHAFFRPGGVAQDLPDGSIEEVRDFVKLMKKRLPEYADLCNQNPIFKGRLVDVGYLDLAGCLALGLTGPPLRATGYDWDLRRDMPYWGYDEFDFDVVTWDTSDSYGRFRIRLEEMWQSLRIIEQALDRLEGLEGAPVMIGDKKIAWPAQLAIGADGMGNSLEHIRHIMGESMEALIHHFKLVTEGFRVPAGQAYGSVESPRGELSCHVVSDGGTRPFRAHFRDPSFVNLQGTSVMSEGGMVADVIVAVASIDPVMGGVDR